In Strigops habroptila isolate Jane chromosome 2, bStrHab1.2.pri, whole genome shotgun sequence, one genomic interval encodes:
- the LIPT1 gene encoding lipoyltransferase 1, mitochondrial, with amino-acid sequence MVLQSSLKNCFQLSCILQVPKAGFRSTASGGLIIQSTSNDVYQNLAVEDWIHDHMNLEKRQVLFLWRNSPAVVIGRHQNPWQECNLRLLRQKNIKLARRRSGGGTVYHDLGNINLTFFTTRKKHERMENLKLVVKALKALRPQLDVHVTDRYDILLDRQYKISGTAAKLGRTAAYHHCTLLCSTDKFVLSSVLKSPYKGLKSNATPSVPASVKNLFEEDPSLTCEVLLDAIAEEYATQHQIDHHINLINPADETVLPGINNKAKELQTWEWVYGKTPKFNVSTHFNIAYKDSVLDVKVDMDVKHGRIEVCNIDLPQQWLPPALCSELVKSLTGNKFCPNETTVLVTTLLRTCPQDGDLQSRWNLLCENMKMLM; translated from the coding sequence ATGGTGCTCCAGTCATCATTAAAGAACTGCTTTCAGCTGTCCTGCATCCTCCAGGTTCCAAAAGCTGGCTTCAGAAGCACGGCAAGTGGAGGCCTCATTATCCAGTCTACTTCTAATGATGTTTACCAGAACCTAGCTGTGGAAGACTGGATCCATGACCACATGAATTTAGAGAAGCGACAGGTCCTTTTCCTTTGGAGAAATTCCCCTGCTGTGGTAATAGGGAGACATCAGAATCCCTGGCAGGAATGCAACCTCAGGCTGTTGaggcaaaaaaatataaaactagcCAGGAGAAGAAGTGGAGGAGGGACAGTTTACCATGACTTAGGCAATATCAACTTGACTTTTTTtacaaccagaaaaaaacatgaacGAATGGAAAACCTGAAACTAGTTGTGAAGGCTCTGAAAGCCTTGCGCCCACAGCTAGATGTACATGTCACTGACAGATACGATATCTTGCTAGATAGGCAATACAAAATCTCAGGTACTGCTGCAAAACTGGGAAGGACAGCTGCTTATCACCACTGTACCTTACTCTGTAGCACAGATAAGTTTGTTTTATCTTCTGTGCTAAAAAGTCCTTATAAAGGGCTAAAAAGCAATGCCACTCCTAGTGTGCCTGCCTCAGTGAAAAATCTCTTTGAAGAGGATCCTAGTTTAACTTGTGAGGTGCTCCTGGATGCCATTGCTGAAGAATATGCTACGCAGCACCAAATCGATCATCATATCAACTTAATAAATCCAGCTGATGAGACTGTGCTTCCTGGAATTAATAATAAAGCTAAAGAACTACAAACCTGGGAATGGGTGTATGGAAAGACACCGAAGTTCAATGTTAGCACTCATTTTAACATAGCCTATAAAGATTCTGTTCTTGATGTTAAAGTAGATATGGACGTAAAGCATGGAAGGATTGAAGTCTGTAACATTGATCTGCCACAGCAGTGGCTGCCACCAGCACTGTGCAGTGAGCTGGTGAAGAGCCTCACCGGCAATAAGTTTTGCCCAAATGAAACCACTGTGCTAGTGACAACATTACTAAGAACGTGTCCACAAGATGGTGACTTGCAGAGCAGATGGAATCTGCTCTGTGAGaatatgaaaatgttaatgtgA
- the MITD1 gene encoding MIT domain-containing protein 1 isoform X4, which yields MTRAEDIKKHIEKEKQDGKYHKQIRIEENATGFSYEKVFQEYLSEIVSEVWVEDPYIRSVYQLYNFLRFCEMLVKGPCKVKTIHLLTSYDEGSGRNQQISGLDEIQQSLRNYGVTLNIAFSSSIHDREIRFNNGWMIKIGRGLDYFKKPQGRFSIGYCDFDLRPCHETTVDVFHTKHTKKM from the exons ATGACCAGAGCTGAAGACATTAAGAAACAcattgaaaaagagaaacaag atggCAAATACCATAAGCAGATCAGGATAGAGGAAAATGCAACAGGTTTCAGCTATGAAAAGGTCTTCCAAGAGTACCTTTCTGAGATTGTTTCCGAAGTTTGGGTGGAGGATCCGTACATTCGGAGTGTTTATCAG ttGTATAACTTCCTGCGGTTCTGCGAGATGCTAGTTAAGGGGCCATGCAAAGTGAAAACAATCCACCTCCTCACTTCCTATGATGAA GGTAGTGGGAGGAATCAGCAGATAAGTGGCTTGGATGAAATACAACAATCATTGAGGAATTATGGAGTAACACTGAATATTGCATTTTCATCTTCAATCCATGATCGAGAAATTAG attcaACAACGGATGGATGATTAAGATTGGAAGGGGTCTTGATTATTTTAAGAAACCACAG GGTCGTTTCAGCATTGGATACTGTGATTTTGACTTGCGACCTTGTCATGAAACAACAGTGGATGTCTTTCATACTAAACATACGAAGAAAATGTGA
- the MITD1 gene encoding MIT domain-containing protein 1 isoform X3: protein MSRAGGDGTAALERAGAETVKRAVELDVASRFQESLVCYQEGIDLLLQVVKATKDEAKKHRYRQKISEYMTRAEDIKKHIEKEKQDGKYHKQIRIEENATGFSYEKVFQEYLSEIVSEVWVEDPYIRSVYQLYNFLRFCEMLVKGPCKVKTIHLLTSYDEGSGRNQQISGLDEIQQSLRNYGVTLNIAFSSSIHDREIRFNNGWMIKIGRGLDYFKKPQ from the exons ATGTCGCGGGCGGGGGGCGATGGCACCGCCGCGCTGGAGCGGGCCGGGGCGGAGACGGTGAAGCGGGCGGTGGAGCTGGACGTAGCGTCTCGGTTCCAGGAGTCGCTAGTGTGTTACCAGGAAGGCATCgacctcctgctgcaggtggtGAAAG CCACGAAAGATGAGGCCAAAAAGCACCGATACCGGCAGAAAATATCCGAGTACATGACCAGAGCTGAAGACATTAAGAAACAcattgaaaaagagaaacaag atggCAAATACCATAAGCAGATCAGGATAGAGGAAAATGCAACAGGTTTCAGCTATGAAAAGGTCTTCCAAGAGTACCTTTCTGAGATTGTTTCCGAAGTTTGGGTGGAGGATCCGTACATTCGGAGTGTTTATCAG ttGTATAACTTCCTGCGGTTCTGCGAGATGCTAGTTAAGGGGCCATGCAAAGTGAAAACAATCCACCTCCTCACTTCCTATGATGAA GGTAGTGGGAGGAATCAGCAGATAAGTGGCTTGGATGAAATACAACAATCATTGAGGAATTATGGAGTAACACTGAATATTGCATTTTCATCTTCAATCCATGATCGAGAAATTAG attcaACAACGGATGGATGATTAAGATTGGAAGGGGTCTTGATTATTTTAAGAAACCACAG TAG
- the MITD1 gene encoding MIT domain-containing protein 1 isoform X1, whose protein sequence is MSRAGGDGTAALERAGAETVKRAVELDVASRFQESLVCYQEGIDLLLQVVKATKDEAKKHRYRQKISEYMTRAEDIKKHIEKEKQDGKYHKQIRIEENATGFSYEKVFQEYLSEIVSEVWVEDPYIRSVYQLYNFLRFCEMLVKGPCKVKTIHLLTSYDEGSGRNQQISGLDEIQQSLRNYGVTLNIAFSSSIHDREIRFNNGWMIKIGRGLDYFKKPQGRFSIGYCDFDLRPCHETTVDVFHTKHTKKM, encoded by the exons ATGTCGCGGGCGGGGGGCGATGGCACCGCCGCGCTGGAGCGGGCCGGGGCGGAGACGGTGAAGCGGGCGGTGGAGCTGGACGTAGCGTCTCGGTTCCAGGAGTCGCTAGTGTGTTACCAGGAAGGCATCgacctcctgctgcaggtggtGAAAG CCACGAAAGATGAGGCCAAAAAGCACCGATACCGGCAGAAAATATCCGAGTACATGACCAGAGCTGAAGACATTAAGAAACAcattgaaaaagagaaacaag atggCAAATACCATAAGCAGATCAGGATAGAGGAAAATGCAACAGGTTTCAGCTATGAAAAGGTCTTCCAAGAGTACCTTTCTGAGATTGTTTCCGAAGTTTGGGTGGAGGATCCGTACATTCGGAGTGTTTATCAG ttGTATAACTTCCTGCGGTTCTGCGAGATGCTAGTTAAGGGGCCATGCAAAGTGAAAACAATCCACCTCCTCACTTCCTATGATGAA GGTAGTGGGAGGAATCAGCAGATAAGTGGCTTGGATGAAATACAACAATCATTGAGGAATTATGGAGTAACACTGAATATTGCATTTTCATCTTCAATCCATGATCGAGAAATTAG attcaACAACGGATGGATGATTAAGATTGGAAGGGGTCTTGATTATTTTAAGAAACCACAG GGTCGTTTCAGCATTGGATACTGTGATTTTGACTTGCGACCTTGTCATGAAACAACAGTGGATGTCTTTCATACTAAACATACGAAGAAAATGTGA
- the MITD1 gene encoding MIT domain-containing protein 1 isoform X2, whose translation MSRAGGDGTAALERAGAETVKRAVELDVASRFQESLVCYQEGIDLLLQVVKATKDEAKKHRYRQKISEYMTRAEDIKKHIEKEKQDGKYHKQIRIEENATGFSYEKVFQEYLSEIVSEVWVEDPYIRSVYQGSGRNQQISGLDEIQQSLRNYGVTLNIAFSSSIHDREIRFNNGWMIKIGRGLDYFKKPQGRFSIGYCDFDLRPCHETTVDVFHTKHTKKM comes from the exons ATGTCGCGGGCGGGGGGCGATGGCACCGCCGCGCTGGAGCGGGCCGGGGCGGAGACGGTGAAGCGGGCGGTGGAGCTGGACGTAGCGTCTCGGTTCCAGGAGTCGCTAGTGTGTTACCAGGAAGGCATCgacctcctgctgcaggtggtGAAAG CCACGAAAGATGAGGCCAAAAAGCACCGATACCGGCAGAAAATATCCGAGTACATGACCAGAGCTGAAGACATTAAGAAACAcattgaaaaagagaaacaag atggCAAATACCATAAGCAGATCAGGATAGAGGAAAATGCAACAGGTTTCAGCTATGAAAAGGTCTTCCAAGAGTACCTTTCTGAGATTGTTTCCGAAGTTTGGGTGGAGGATCCGTACATTCGGAGTGTTTATCAG GGTAGTGGGAGGAATCAGCAGATAAGTGGCTTGGATGAAATACAACAATCATTGAGGAATTATGGAGTAACACTGAATATTGCATTTTCATCTTCAATCCATGATCGAGAAATTAG attcaACAACGGATGGATGATTAAGATTGGAAGGGGTCTTGATTATTTTAAGAAACCACAG GGTCGTTTCAGCATTGGATACTGTGATTTTGACTTGCGACCTTGTCATGAAACAACAGTGGATGTCTTTCATACTAAACATACGAAGAAAATGTGA
- the MRPL30 gene encoding 39S ribosomal protein L30, mitochondrial: MAAVAGRGGLGPAAAWKMLGKRMEAVAPAAWVRCLFTRSRIPDSVFQPRPGDHEKYGGDPEQPHKIHVVTRIKSVIGRPYWEKKIIHDLGLDKAHQPTLHKNIPSVNSKLKVVKHLIRIQPLKLPYGLPTEEEMSDTFLTSKGELVIKRHLKPVEQKAIKS, encoded by the exons ATGGCGGCAGTGGCCGGCCGCGGTGGCCTGGGGCCCGCAGCCGCTTGGAAG ATGCTGGGGAAGAGGATGGAGGCGGTGGCACCCGCAGCATGGGTTCGTTGTCTCTTTACCAGGTCGAGAATTCCAGACTCG GTATTTCAGCCACGGCCTGGAGATCATGAAAAGTATGGAGGTGACCCTGAGCAGCCCCACAAAATCCACGTTGTTACTAGAATTAAAAGTGTAATTGGTCGCCCCTATTGGGAAAAGAAGATAATACATGATCTTGGATTGGATAAA GCACATCAGCCGACACTGCACAAAAATATCCCTTCTGTGAATTCCAAACTGAAAGTTGTTAAACATCTGATAAG AATACAGCCCCTGAAACTACCTTATGGGTTGCcaacagaagaggaaatgtCAGACACCTTTCTTACAAGCAAGGGAGAGCTTGTCATTAAACGGCATCTGAAACCCGTGGAGCAGAAAGCAATTAAGTCATAA